In a genomic window of Armatimonadia bacterium:
- a CDS encoding methyltransferase domain-containing protein: MGFVYLLCEDAVEGELARAELWALTGAEAAEGDRAAFASVACDVTRAAYVSTCAEVLAETNSLDDLVDAVRDLRIEGHQFRIEVRREGPETSEPAQAHAPSPEVAGRLAEVLDGYPNLGAPRERFLALAGYGAWRFCRVLSRSRRDHVGHVKRPRNFSNALPVRYARAMVNLVAAPGDTVVDPCCGMGTCLIEAASIGARAAGFDLSKPTIWAARANLAHFGLDVPVQVADARELEGEWDAAVLDLPYGHTVRIDDDLHARVLANLAPRVRRLAVVTGAPSEEVFAQVGMTVLRCARVPKSTLVRHFYALTGLLDAGPRLTATTAKGGVCL; encoded by the coding sequence CTCTGGGCCTTGACCGGTGCCGAGGCTGCAGAGGGTGACCGTGCGGCCTTCGCCTCTGTTGCCTGTGATGTGACGAGGGCGGCCTACGTCAGCACCTGCGCCGAGGTCTTGGCCGAGACGAACTCCCTCGACGACCTCGTTGACGCTGTTCGCGATCTGCGGATCGAGGGCCATCAGTTCCGCATCGAGGTCCGGCGAGAGGGTCCGGAGACGTCCGAACCGGCACAAGCCCATGCGCCGTCACCGGAGGTCGCTGGTCGCCTGGCCGAGGTCCTCGATGGATATCCCAACCTCGGGGCTCCTCGCGAACGGTTCCTGGCTCTGGCCGGGTACGGTGCCTGGCGATTCTGCCGCGTGCTGTCGAGGAGCCGGCGCGATCACGTCGGGCACGTCAAGCGCCCTCGCAACTTCTCCAACGCCTTGCCGGTACGCTATGCGCGGGCGATGGTGAATCTGGTCGCCGCGCCGGGCGACACAGTGGTCGATCCGTGCTGCGGAATGGGCACGTGCCTCATCGAGGCGGCCAGCATCGGGGCGCGTGCTGCAGGCTTTGACCTCAGCAAGCCAACGATCTGGGCCGCCCGGGCGAACCTTGCACACTTCGGTTTGGATGTTCCGGTTCAGGTGGCAGACGCTCGCGAGCTCGAAGGCGAATGGGATGCCGCGGTTCTTGACTTGCCCTATGGACACACGGTGCGCATTGACGACGACCTGCACGCACGTGTCCTGGCCAACCTTGCTCCCCGGGTACGTCGGCTGGCCGTGGTCACTGGAGCCCCTTCTGAGGAGGTCTTTGCGCAGGTTGGCATGACCGTCCTGCGCTGCGCTCGTGTGCCCAAGTCCACACTCGTGCGCCATTTCTACGCTCTGACAGGGCTGCTTGACGCTGGCCCCAGACTGACCGCGACAACTGCAAAGGGTGGTGTCTGTCTGTGA